A part of Brassica rapa cultivar Chiifu-401-42 chromosome A05, CAAS_Brap_v3.01, whole genome shotgun sequence genomic DNA contains:
- the LOC103870510 gene encoding uncharacterized protein LOC103870510, whose product MDSAKLKLNHSSNLLRTASNSFVQAMDSLDHSSPPTTILCPRRRSHRLSPFVSDLKEFSSSITFSCYVCHRKIKHLTDFFWCHKCTLAYHKKCVEPEIKVPYHPKHPLQLLFRSPKSTLHVGGSHYNKCHCCGENTHEGFYYSCSICDFDLLPGCARSLNILSINYPKRHDHTLTYFPRINSLTCDVCALSDDKCFIYVCYQCDFVVHKTCIYLPTTIRISRHDHRLSFTLIPHPNKNWSCGVCRQRVDKNYGRYSCVKDCDYVVHSKCETRKDLWDGRELEGEPETKYEDIKAFKDIGDGVIEHFSHPNHNMRLDKKESDKVADGKRCQACILPIYEGNIYNCMRCDFILHETCAHLPRKKWHPLHAHPLTLQTAQKPEGQFECVACRNLCCGFVYTCCKGRYCSFKIDVRCALVSDPFTHELHPHPLFLTFEEGIPRTCSICGKQKRHLNCIECSFIFCFRCATLPYKVKYKHDEHYLTLSYEEDTGGHNWCDICERETYPQVGVYTCNSFCSITVHIECLLGTDPFMNHNQMIYIYRQRKRVRIFIIPNDGLTRELCMGCRQHCPYKIAFAVRINMHRRLLCSIDCIYSVFDSLRDMHSEYAYDICFTEAMA is encoded by the coding sequence ATGGATTCTGCAAAACTCAAATTAAACCACTCTTCAAATCTCTTACGTACAGCCTCAAACTCTTTTGTACAAGCCATGGACTCCCTCGACCACTCTTCTCCTCCTACAACTATCTTATGCCCTAGGCGACGATCTCACCGTCTTTCCCCCTTCGTTTCTGACTTGAAAGAGTTTTCTTCGTCCATTACCTTTTCGTGTTACGTTTGCCATCGTAAAATAAAACATCTCACTGATTTTTTTTGGTGCCACAAATGTACCCTAGCCTACCACAAGAAATGTGTTGAACCTGAGATCAAAGTGCCTTATCATCCCAAACACCCTCTCCAACTTCTTTTTCGATCCCCCAAGAGTACACTTCACGTAGGGGGCAGCCACTACAACAAGTGTCATTGCTGTGGAGAAAACACTCATGAAGGTTTCTATTACTCTTGTTCTATATGTGATTTTGATTTACTTCCTGGTTGTGCGAGAAGTTTGAACATCCTTTCTATAAACTACCCAAAAAGGCATGACCATACCCTCACCTACTTCCCTAGAATAAACTCCCTAACTTGTGACGTTTGTGCATTGAGTGATGATAAATGCTTCATTTACGTCTGTTATCAATGCGATTTCGTAGTTCATAAGACGTGTATCTACTTACCAACCACAATCAGAATATCCCGTCATGACCACCGTCTCTCTTTTACTCTTATTCCTCATCCTAATAAGAATTGGTCTTGTGGAGTTTGTCGCCAAAGAGTTGACAAAAATTATGGACGATACTCTTGTGTGAAGGATTGCGATTATGTTGTTCATTCTAAATGTGAAACACGAAAAGATTTATGGGACGGAAGAGAACTTGAAGGAGAACCAGAAACGAAGTATGAAGATATTAAGGCGTTCAAAGATATAGGTGATGGAGTCATAGAACATTTCAGCCATCCAAATCATAACATGAGACTTGACAAGAAGGAGAGTGATAAAGTAGCGGACGGAAAAAGATGTCAAGCGTGCATCCTTCCTATCTATGAAGGTAACATTTATAATTGCATGAGATGTGATTTTATCCTCCATGAAACATGTGCACATCTTCCTCGTAAAAAATGGCATCCACTGCATGCACATCCACTCACTTTGCAAACGGCTCAGAAACCCGAAGGTCAATTCGAGTGTGTAGCTTGTAGAAATCTTTGTTGTGGTTTTGTATACACGTGCTGTAAAGGCCGTTATTGTTCTTTCAAAATAGATGTACGATGCGCTTTGGTTTCCGATCCTTTCACTCATGAGTTACATCCCCATCCCTTGTTTTTAACTTTTGAGGAAGGCATACCCAGAACGTGTTCCATATGTGGAAAACAAAAGAGACATTTGAACTGTATCGAATGTTCCTTTATCTTTTGTTTCCGTTGTGCCACTTTACCATATAAGGTGAAGTACAAACATGATGAACATTATCTCACTTTATCCTACGAAGAAGATACAGGAGGACACAATTGGTGTGACATATGCGAAAGGGAAACATATCCACAAGTTGGGGTTTATACGTGCAATTCCTTTTGTAGCATCACAGTTCACATTGAATGTCTATTGGGGACAGATCCATTTATGAACCATAATcaaatgatctatatatatagacaAAGAAAAAGAGTAAGGATTTTTATAATTCCCAACGATGGTCTTACTCGAGAACTTTGCATGGGGTGTCGACAGCACTGCCCTTACAAAATAGCCTTTGCAGTGAGGATTAACATGCATAGAAGGCTATTGTGTTCCATAGACTGTATATATTCTGTATTTGATAGTTTAAGAGACATGCATTCAGAATATGCGTACGATATTTGTTTTACGGAAGCTATGGCTTAG
- the LOC103870506 gene encoding phosphatidylinositol 4-phosphate 5-kinase 9 — MSSLEVGGGGQVAFAERTKSVDALTKKEILSALTNGETTSEPSEDARFRNRELSLPNGESYDGTLLGNVPEGSGKYAWSDGSVYVGEWRRGMRHGNGKMRWASGACYEGEFSGGYMHGTGTYTDANNLTYKGRWRLNLKHGLGYQVYPNGDVFEGSWIQGLGEGPGKYTWGNGNVYLGDMKGGKMSGKGTLTWITGDSYEGSWLNGMMHGFGVYTWRDGGCYVGTWTRGLKDGKGSFYSAGTRVPAVQEFYLNALRKRGVLPDLRRQSQVAAASSVNMESLRVGGGGNNKLSKGSLINLEQSRNGRVSLERRWSLEVSIEKVIGHDYSDLERGSGTEEYSANRPILEREYMQGVLISERVVVDNRFSPTSKRAKRKHKRLFKEAKKPGEVVIKGHRSYDLMLNLQLGIRYTVGKITPIQRREVRTADFGPRASFWMSFPRAGSAMTPPHHSEDFKWKDYCPMVFRNLREMFKMDAADYMMSICGNDTLRELSSPGKSGSVFFLSQDDRFMIKTLRKSEVKVLLRMLPYYHHHVKTYENTLITKFFGLHRIKPSSGQKFRFVVMGNMFFTDLRIHRRFDLKGSKLGRSADKVEIDENTILKDLDLNYSFFLEPSWREGLLKQLEIDSKFLVEQNIMDYSLLLGVHHRAPEHLRTQLVRSRSITADALESVAEDDTIEDDMLSYHQGLVLVPGGSDNVVTGPHIRGSRLRASAVGDEEVDLLLPGTARLQIQQGVNMPARAELIPGTEEKDRQILHDCCDVVLYLGIIDILQEYNMTKKIEHAYKSLHFDSKSISAVDPTYYSQRFLDFIEKVFPQNNA; from the exons ATGTCTTCCCTTGAAGTGGGAGGAGGAGGACAAGTTGCATTCGCAGAAAGAACCAAATCCGTTGATGCACTCACCAAGAAAGAGATCCTCTCCGCTCTAACCAACGGAGAGACCACCTCCGAACCTTCCGAGGACGCTAGGTTCAGAAACAGGGAGCTCTCCCTCCCCAACGGCGAGTCCTACGACGGCACTCTCCTCGGAAACGTCCCCGAGGGCTCAGGGAAGTACGCGTGGTCAGACGGTAGCGTTTACGTCGGCGAATGGAGACGCGGGATGAGACACGGCAACGGGAAGATGAGATGGGCTTCGGGCGCGTGCTACGAAGGCGAGTTCTCAGGTGGCTACATGCACGGTACAGGGACGTACACGGACGCTAATAACTTAACGTATAAAGGAAGGTGGCGGCTGAATCTCAAACACGGGCTCGGGTACCAAGTTTACCCTAACGGTGACGTCTTCGAAGGCTCTTGGATTCAGGGTTTGGGAGAAGGGCCAGGGAAGTACACTTGGGGTAATGGGAATGTCTATCTTGGGGATATGAAAGGTGGGAAGATGTCTGGGAAAGGGACGTTGACTTGGATCACTGGGGACTCTTATGAAGGAAGCTGGTTGAATGGGATGATGCATGGGTTCGGTGTGTACACGTGGAGGGACGGTGGTTGCTACGTAGGGACGTGGACGCGTGGTTTGAAAGATGGGAAAGGATCTTTTTACTCGGCGGGGACTAGAGTTCCCGCCGTGCAGGAGTTTTATCTCAACGCTCTTAGGAAAAGAGGGGTGTTGCCTGATCTGAGGAGGCAGAGCCAAGTTGCTGCAGCTTCTTCGGTTAATATGGAGAGTCTTAGAGTCGGTGGTGGTGGTAACAACAAGTTATCGAAAGGGAGTTTGATTAACTTGGAGCAGTCACGCAACGGGAGGGTTTCTTTGGAGAGGAGGTGGAGTCTTGAAGTGAGTATTGAGAAAGTGATTGGGCATGATTACTCGGATTTGGAGAGGGGAAGCGGTACTGAGGAGTATAGTGCGAACAGACCGATCTTGGAGCGGGAGTATATGCAAGGTGTGCTGATCAGTGAGCGTGTGGTGGTAGACAACAGGTTTTCGCCTACTTCGAAAAGAGCTAAGAGGAAACATAAGAGGCTTTTTAAAGAAGCTAAGAAGCCTGGGGAAGTTGTTATCAAAGGTCATAGGAGTTATGATTTGATGCTCAATTTGCAGCTTGGAATCAG GTACACAGTGGGGAAAATAACGCCTATACAAAGGAGAGAAGTGAGGACAGCAGACTTTGGACCTCGGGCTAGCTTTTGGATGAGTTTTCCTCGAGCTGGCTCCGCCATGACGCCTCCTCACCACTCTGAAGATTTCAAATGGAAAGACTATTGCCCTATGGTATTCAG GAACTTGAGGGAGATGTTCAAGATGGATGCAGCTGATTACATGATGTCCATTTGTGGAAATGATACCTTAAGGGAACTTTCTTCTCCAGGGAAGAGCGGGAGTGTCTTCTTCTTGTCTCAGGATGATAGGTTCATGATTAAAACACTCAGGAAATCTGAAGTCAAG GTTCTCCTGAGGATGCTTCCATATTACCATCATCATGTGAAGACGTATGAGAACACCCTCATTACTAAGTTCTTTGGCCTTCACAGAATCAAACCATCAAGTGGACAAAAG TTCCGCTTTGTGGTGATGGGTAACATGTTCTTTACAGATCTAAGAATCCACCGGAGATTTGACCTTAAAGGTTCGAAGTTGGGACGCTCTGCAGACAAAGTGGAGATAGACGAGAACACGATACTTAAAGATTTGGATCTGAACTACAGCTTCTTCTTGGAACCTTCTTGGCGAGAGGGTTTACTAAA GCAACTAGAGATCGATAGCAAGTTCTTGGTAGAACAGAACATAATGGATTACAGCCTTTTGCTCGGTGTGCATCACCGAGCTCCAGAGCACTTAAGGACCCAGTTGGTCCGTTCTCGAAGTATAACAGCTGATGCGTTAGAGAGTGTAGCTGAAGATG ATACAATCGAGGACGACATGTTATCTTACCACCAGGGACTAGTTCTTGTTCCTGGAGGGAGTGATAATGTTGTAACTGGTCCTCACATCAGAGGCAGCAGATTACGAGCATCCGCTGTGGGAGATGAAGAAGTCGACCTCCTTCTTCCTGGAACAGCCAG GCTGCAGATACAGCAAGGAGTGAACATGCCGGCAAGAGCAGAGCTGATACCGGGAACAGAAGAGAAAGACAGACAGATTCTACACGATTGCTGCGACGTCGTGCTTTATCTAGGCATTATAGATATCTTACAAGAGTACAACATGACCAAGAAGATAGAGCATGCTTACAAGTCTCTTCACTTTGATTCTAAATCGATCTCAGCCGTTGATCCTACTTACTACTCCCAGCGTTTTCTTGACTTCATCGAGAAGGTGTTTCCTCAGAACAACgcataa
- the LOC103870512 gene encoding auxin-responsive protein SAUR50, with translation MCKKLKLFIRKIQPCCLFTGFSKRVENCVEFEEEGNGATTVPSDVKEGHVAVIAVKGERAVRFVLELQELYKPEFRRLLELAREEFGFQPRGPLTIPCQPEEVQKILQESRKG, from the coding sequence ATGTGCAAGAAGTTGAAGCTTTTCATTAGAAAGATACAACCTTGCTGCTTATTCACTGGATTCTCCAAGAGGGTTGAGAATTGTGTTGAGTTTGAGGAAGAGGGTAATGGTGCAACAACGGTTCCAAGTGATGTTAAAGAAGGGCATGTGGCAGTGATTGCTGTAAAAGGAGAGAGAGCTGTGAGGTTTGTTTTGGAGCTTCAAGAGTTGTACAAACCTGAGTTTAGGAGACTGCTTGAACTGGCGAGAGAGGAGTTTGGGTTTCAACCAAGAGGACCACTCACCATTCCATGCCAGCCGGAAGAAGTACAGAAGATTTTACAAGAAAGTAGGAAGGGATAG
- the LOC103870508 gene encoding ankyrin repeat domain-containing protein 1, producing MAVPREVNVMEQNNVDCDIAAEYEFYSHLGALADAAEFGDVVALGTAIDTMHGLTDEPLKNSDTALHLACLYGNLPCVELLLERGADMEVTDLYRATPLHNACDGGYLDIVEFLLSRASCPECAKRMIETIDLQGDTPLHNAARYEYVDVIRLLLSSGASPTTKNSSGQTPGDLAGINSEARRILEVAVGNSSIS from the exons ATGGCCGTTCCAAGGGAAGTCAATGTGATGGAACAAAACAATGTTGACTGTGATATTGCTGCTGAATACGAGTTTTACTCGCATCTCGGTGCCTTAGCCGACGCAGCTGAGTTCGGTGACGTCGTCGCCTTGGGCACAGCCATTG ACACTATGCATGGGCTTACTGACGAGCCACTTAAGAATAGTGACACGGCACTTCACCTGGCGTGTCTATATGGTAACCTCCCTTGTGTTGAG CTTCTCCTGGAAAGAGGAGCTGATATGGAGGTTACAGATTTATATAGAGCAACTCCTCTACATAATGCTTGTGATGGGG GATACTTAGACATAGTAGAGTTTCTTTTAAGCCGAGCTAGTTGTCCTGAATGTGCAAAGAGAATGATTGAAACAATCGACCTACAAGGTGACACT CCTCTGCATAATGCAGCGAGATATGAGTATGTCGATGTGATTAGGCTTTTGCTAAGTTCAGGGGCTTCACCAACGACTAAAAACTCCAGCGGGCAg ACACCAGGTGATTTAGCTGGTATAAACAGTGAGGCTAGGAGGATCCTCGAAGTTGCGGTTGGCAACTCATCAATCTCCTAG
- the LOC103870505 gene encoding ras-related protein RABC2b produces MGSSSGTSGYDLSFKILLIGDSGVGKSSLLLSFISSSVQDLAPTIGVDFKIKQLKVRGKRVKLTIWDTAGQEKFRTLTSSYFRGSQGIILVYDVTKRETFLNLADVWAKEIELYSTNHDCIKMLVGNKVDIESERRVSREEGTALAKELKFLFHECSARTRENVKQCFEELALKIMEVPSLLQEGSNSLKRKPDCRTHQSRCCS; encoded by the exons atggGATCTTCTTCTGGAACAAGTGGATATGATCTGTCTTTCAAGATCTTGTTGATTGGAGATTCTGGTGTTGGTAAAAGTAGCTTGCTTCTCAGTTTCATTTCCAGCTCTGTCCAAGATCTTGCTCCCACCATCG GTGTTGATTTTAAGATCAAACAGCTGAAAGTAAGAGGGAAAAGAGTAAAGCTTACAATCTGGGACACAG CTGGACAAGAGAAGTTCAGAACATTGACTAGTTCTTACTTCAGAGGCTCCCAAGGAATCATTCTTg TTTATGATGTGACGAAAAGAGAGACGTTTCTGAACTTAGCAGATGTTTGGGCCAAAGAGATTGAGCTCTACTCGACTAACCATGACTGCATTAAGATGCTCGTTGGCAACAAAGTCGACATA GAATCTGAGAGAAGGGTAAGCCGAGAAGAAGGAACGGCTCTAGCGAAAGAACTCAAGTTTTTGTTTCATGAATGTAGCGCAAGAACCCGAGAAAACGTTAAGCAGTGCTTTGAAGAGCTTGCTCTCAAG ATAATGGAGGTACCTAGTCTTTTGCAAGAAGGATCAAACTCTCTGAAGAGAAAACCTGACTGCAGAACTCATCAAAGCCGGTGCTGCTCGTGA
- the LOC103870509 gene encoding serine/threonine protein phosphatase 2A 57 kDa regulatory subunit B' beta isoform, with amino-acid sequence MFKKIMKGGGHKKPSKSESNEPSSYNLGGSNVVVSHASRGALVPPSQVTTATPPPPITSVTPLPLFRDVPVSERQSLFLRKLQNCCFHFDFTDTTKIVREKEIKRQTLLELVDFIQSGASKIISESCQEEMIKMVSLNLFRCLPPASHENTGQEPADPEEEEPYLEPSWPHLQLVYELLLRYVVSTDTDTKVAKRYIDHSFVLKLLDLFDSEDPREREYLKTILHRIYGKFMVHRPFIRKAINNIFYRFIYETERHGGIGELLEILGSIINGFALPMKEEHKLFLIRVLIPLHKPKPIAIYHQQLSYCIVQFVEKDYKLADTVIRGLLKYWPVTNCTKENLFLQELEEVLEATQPVEFQRCMVPLFQQIARCLNSSHFQVAERALFLWNNEHIVGLIAQNRSVILPIIYPALEKNIQSHWNQAVHGLTVNIKKMFMEMDPDLFEECQRQYEEKQAKSKEVEEQRQFTWKRLAEAAAERDGVGGGEDYMITS; translated from the exons ATGtttaagaaaatcatgaaaGGTGGTGGGCACAAGAAGCCCTCTAAATCTGAATCCAACGAACCGTCAAGCTATAATCTTGGTGGCTCCAATGTTGTCGTTAGCCACGCTTCTCGTGGAGCACTGGTTCCTCCTTCTCAAGTGACAACAGCCACTCCTCCTCCGCCTATAACCTCGGTGACCCCACTCCCTCTCTTCAGGGACGTTCCCGTTTCAGAGAGGCAATCTTTGTTCCTCAGGAAGCTTCAGAACTGCTGTTTCCACTTTGATTTCACTGATACCACCAAGATCGTTAGAGAGAAGGAGATCAAGAGGCAGACGCTGCTGGAGCTGGTGGATTTTATACAGTCTGGAGCTAGCAAGATCATCTCCGAGTCTTGTCAGGAGGAAATGATCAAGATGGTTTCGCTCAATCTCTTTCGTTGTCTCCCTCCTGCCTCACATGAGAACACGGGCCAGGAGCCCGCGGATCCCGAGGAGGAGGAGCCTTATTTGGAGCCTTCCTGGCCTCATTTGCAGCTGGTTTACGAGCTGCTGTTACGATACGTTGTTTCTACTGATACCGATACCAAAGTGGCCAAACGGTATATCGACCATTCCTTTGTGTTGAAGCTGCTCGACTTGTTTGACTCCGAGGATCCGAGAGAGAGGGAGTATTTGAAAACGATTCTTCATAGGATCTACGGGAAGTTTATGGTGCACAGGCCGTTTATTAGGAAAGCGATCAACAACATTTTCTATAGGTTTATTTATGAGACGGAGAGGCACGGCGGGATCGGGGAGCTTTTGGAGATTCTAGGCAGTATCATTAACGGGTTTGCGTTGCCTATGAAGGAGGAGCACAAGCTGTTTCTCATCAGGGTGTTGATACCGTTGCATAAGCCCAAACCTATAGCGATATATCATCAGCAGTTGTCTTATTGCATTGTTCAGTTTGTGGAAAAGGATTATAAGCTAGCGGATACGGTGATCAGGGGGCTGTTGAAGTATTGGCCTGTGACGAATTGCACCAAGGAGAATCTCTTCCTTCAGGAACTTGAAGAAGTTCTTGAGGCAACGCAGCCTGTTGAGTTTCAGCGTTGTATGGTTCCGTTGTTCCAACAGATTGCTCGCTGCCTTAATAGCTCTCACTTTCAG GTTGCAGAACGAGCACTGTTCCTGTGGAACAACGAGCACATAGTGGGTCTAATCGCGCAGAACCGAAGCGTAATCCTTCCAATAATATACCCGGCACTGGAGAAGAACATCCAGTCTCACTGGAACCAAGCAGTCCACGGTCTAACCGTAAATATCAAGAAGATGTTCATGGAGATGGATCCTGATCTATTTGAAGAATGCCAGAGACAGTATGAGGAGAAACAAGCCAAGTCCAAAGAAGTTGAAGAACAACGCCAATTTACATGGAAGAGATTAGCTGAAGCAGCAGCAGAGCGAGACGGAGTTGGAGGAGGAGAAGATTATATGATCACTTCCTAG
- the LOC103870504 gene encoding ras-related protein RABE1e isoform X2 — MITSSSSSSSAIAVWGKVVCYCVSLMILSLQVSLPPLGLIDFKIRTVELDGKRIKLQIWDTAGQERFRTITTAYYRGAMGILLVYDVTDESSFNNIRNWMKNIEQHASDSVNRILVGNKADMDESKRAIPTSKGQALADEYGIKFFETSAKTNLNVEQVFMSIAKDIKQRLTESDTKAEPQGIKIKKQESSKASSSSTTEKSACCSYV; from the exons ATGATTACCTCGTCAAGCTCCTCCTCATCGGCGATAGCG GTGTGGGGAAAAGTTGTTTGCTACTGCGTTTCTCTGATGATACTTTCACTACAAGTTTCATTACCACCATTGGGTTT AATCGATTTCAAGATAAGAACAGTTGAACTTGATGGGAAGCGTATCAAATTGCAGATATGGGACACTGCTGGACAAGAACGTTTTCGAACTATAACCACAG CTTATTACAGAGGAGCAATGGGTATATTACTCGTCTATGATGTAACAGACGAGTCATCCTTCAACA ATATTAGGAACTGGATGAAGAATATTGAGCAACATGCTTCAGATAGCGTCAACAGAATATTGGTTGGCAACAAAGCTGATATGGACGAAAGCAAAAGG GCCATCCCAACATCAAAGGGACAAGCTCTGGCTGATGAGTATGGAATCAAGTTCTTCGAGACG AGTGCAAAAACAAACCTGAATGTGGAGCAGGTTTTCATGTCTATCGCTAAAGACATCAAACAAAGACTCACAGAAAGCGACACAAAAGCTGAG CCACAAGGAATCAAGATCAAAAAACAAGAATCTAGCAAAGCCTCATCGTCTTCTACAACTGAGAAATCAGCTTGCTGCAGTTATGTTTAG
- the LOC103870504 gene encoding ras-related protein RABE1e isoform X1, whose product MAAAPGRARSDYDYLVKLLLIGDSGVGKSCLLLRFSDDTFTTSFITTIGIDFKIRTVELDGKRIKLQIWDTAGQERFRTITTAYYRGAMGILLVYDVTDESSFNNIRNWMKNIEQHASDSVNRILVGNKADMDESKRAIPTSKGQALADEYGIKFFETSAKTNLNVEQVFMSIAKDIKQRLTESDTKAEPQGIKIKKQESSKASSSSTTEKSACCSYV is encoded by the exons ATGGCGGCTGCGCCGGGAAGAGCTCGTTCAGACTATGATTACCTCGTCAAGCTCCTCCTCATCGGCGATAGCG GTGTGGGGAAAAGTTGTTTGCTACTGCGTTTCTCTGATGATACTTTCACTACAAGTTTCATTACCACCATTGG AATCGATTTCAAGATAAGAACAGTTGAACTTGATGGGAAGCGTATCAAATTGCAGATATGGGACACTGCTGGACAAGAACGTTTTCGAACTATAACCACAG CTTATTACAGAGGAGCAATGGGTATATTACTCGTCTATGATGTAACAGACGAGTCATCCTTCAACA ATATTAGGAACTGGATGAAGAATATTGAGCAACATGCTTCAGATAGCGTCAACAGAATATTGGTTGGCAACAAAGCTGATATGGACGAAAGCAAAAGG GCCATCCCAACATCAAAGGGACAAGCTCTGGCTGATGAGTATGGAATCAAGTTCTTCGAGACG AGTGCAAAAACAAACCTGAATGTGGAGCAGGTTTTCATGTCTATCGCTAAAGACATCAAACAAAGACTCACAGAAAGCGACACAAAAGCTGAG CCACAAGGAATCAAGATCAAAAAACAAGAATCTAGCAAAGCCTCATCGTCTTCTACAACTGAGAAATCAGCTTGCTGCAGTTATGTTTAG
- the LOC103870511 gene encoding uncharacterized protein LOC103870511, whose protein sequence is MEKYFGNAYRGDPGVPHADADRFVNIWIGSAAFSVLTWVNPYMWQLSNQFNYHDKWMLFEQHHWKKARAKKQPYEFKWNKIPKEVRDSYYYNWPVYFP, encoded by the exons atggagaagtACTTTGGGAATGCGTATAGGGGAGATCCAGGAGTGCCGCACGCAGATGCTGATAGGTTCGTGAACATATGGATTGGTTCGGCTGCCTTCTCTGTTCTCACATGGGTCAATCCTTACATGTGGCAGCTCTCCAACCAGTTCAA TTATCATGATAAGTGGATGCTCTTTGAGCAGCACCACTGGAAAAAGGCAAGGGCGAAGAAGCAGCCTTACGAATTCAAG TGGAATAAGATACCAAAAGAAGTCAGGGACTCGTATTATTACAACTGGCCTGTCTACTTCCCTTAG